From a region of the Cherax quadricarinatus isolate ZL_2023a chromosome 75, ASM3850222v1, whole genome shotgun sequence genome:
- the LOC128705332 gene encoding uncharacterized protein gives MDKQDKVVKKKFNKRAYLKEKLKTNFGSRQEGHGRAFLQKKAVVRQYFRQQRREDEKNRKKLQFQQLAKGEKFQKLEPQSINALTKENSDINESASQQFRKKTNSWQEARAEYHKKIAEKEQMKEESAKRRKEIEEAKKKYQEKRLHRFKKLSQKTRKGQIVMSGRIELLLEQLEREMGS, from the exons atgGACAAGCAAGATAAAGTTGTGAAGAAAAAGTTTAATAAAAGAGCATATCTCAAAGAAAAACTTAAAACGAATTTCGGAAGTAGACAAGAAG GTCATGGCCGAGCATTTCTCCAAAAAAAAGCAGTAGTGCGACAATATTTTCGGCAGCAAAGGAGAGAAGACGAAAAGAACAGAAAAAAACTTCAGTTTCAACAACTGGCTAAAGGAG aAAAGTTTCAGAAATTGGAACCTCAGAGTATAAATGCACTGACAAAGGAAAACAGTGATATAAATGAGTCAGCTTCTCAACAATTTAG GAAGAAGACGAATAGCTGGCAGGAAGCTCGAGCAGAGTACCACAAGAAAATTGCAGAAAAAGAACAGATGAAGGAGGAATCAGCCAAAAGAAGAAAGGAAATTGAGGAGGCTAAGAAAAAATACCAAGAAAAGAGATTACATCGCTTTAAAAAGTTGAGTCAGAAAACTAGGAAAGGCCAAATAGTTATGAGTGGTAGGATTGAGCTGCTACTTGAGCAGCTTGAGAGAGAAATGGGCTCTTAA